From the Musa acuminata AAA Group cultivar baxijiao chromosome BXJ3-7, Cavendish_Baxijiao_AAA, whole genome shotgun sequence genome, one window contains:
- the LOC135642546 gene encoding inorganic pyrophosphatase TTM2-like: MADGDASIDSPRRRQGLLRDQVQLVKRKDSGRYEIVPIQEPLSFEKGFFIVIRACQLLAQKNDGIIFVGIAGPSGAGKTVFTEKVLNFMPNIAIISMDNYNDSSRIIDGNFDDPRLTDYDTLLENIHGLKEGKSVQVPIYDFKLSSRIGYRTVDVPSSRIVILEGIYALSEKLRPLLDLRVSVTGGVHFDLVKRVLRDIQRAGQEPEEIIHQISETVYPMYKAFIEPDLRTAHIKISNKFNPFTGFQNPTYILKSSRTVSVDQIKAVLSKEHNEGTEETYDMYLLPPGEDPEACQSYLRMRNRDGKYNLMFEEWVTDRPFIISPRITFEVSVRLLGGLMALGYTIAAILKRSSHVFSDDRVIVKIDWLEQLKRTYIQVQGKERLLVGQVAEQLGLEGAYIPRTYIEQIQLEKLVNEVMALPDDLRTKLSIDDDLVSSPREALSRASADRVAMRTKHLKSGMSHSYSTQRDKDIAKLTRLAVNSRRFDRQTPDSPAINQDAAVNQLSEQLSTLNERMDDLSSQIEDFNTIVSSQSNSMSQQNLALQTEACNGSGPTSLFVSNLGNGTLLPSSSSYTQLNKDSPLMEELMLITRGQRQIMHQLDNLSNLVHDRLAVLTLQGRTDNGNRLLDMKIGTPVLILAIGGIGIFLFKNLNRN, from the exons ATGGCTGATGGCGATGCTTCCATTGATTCACCTCGGCGAAGGCAAGGTCTCTTACGGGACCAAGTTCAGTTGGTAAAGAGAAAGGACTCTGGTCGTTATGAAATCGTTCCGATTCAAGAGCCATTATCTTTCGAAAAAGGTTTCTTTATTGTAATTCGTGCGTGCCAGTTGTTGGCCCAGAAAAATGATGGAATCATTTTTGTGGGCATAGCTGGCCCTTCTGGGGCTGGAAAGACTGTTTTCACAGAGAAGGTTCTCAATTTCATGCCAAACATTGCTATCATATCCATGGACAACTACAATGACTCAAGTCGTATCATTGATGGAAATTTTGATG ACCCGCGGCTCACAGATTATGACACTTTACTGGAAAACATTCATGGACTAAAAGAGGGGAAATCTGTTCAGGTGCCAATATATGATTTCAAGTTGAGCAGTCGCATTGGATACAG GACCGTTGATGTCCCTAGCTCTCGAATTGTCATTCTCGAAGGTATCTATGCTCTGAGTGAGAAGTTGCGCCCTTTGCTTGATCTGCGTGTTTCCGTGACTGGTGGTGTACATTTTGATCTTGTTAAAAGGGTTCTGAGGGACATACAGCGAGCTGGACAAGAACCCGaagaaataattcatcaaatttcAGAAACG GTTTATCCAATGTACAAGGCATTCATTGAGCCAGACTTGCGAACAGCGCATATAAAAATCTCCAACAAGTTCAATCCTTTCACAGGCTTCCAGAACCCAACTTATATTTTAaag TCATCAAGGACTGTTTCGGTGGACCAGATCAAGGCTGTGCTTTCCAAAGAACACAATGAAGGTACAGAGGAAACATACGACATGTATCTATTGCCACCAGGCGAAGATCCTGAAGCATGCCAATCTTATCTCAGAATGAGAAACAGGGATGGGAAGTACAATCTTATGTTTGAG GAATGGGTAACGGACAGGCCCTTCATTATATCACCAAGAATCACTTTTGAAGTAAGTGTGCGACTTCTTGGTGGGTTAATGGCACTAGGCTATACCATTGCAGCCATTCTGAAAAGAAGCAGCCATGTGTTCTCTGACGACAGGGTGATCGTGAAAATTGATTGGTTAGAACAACTTAAACGTACTTACATACAG GTGCAAGGAAAAGAGCGTCTGTTAGTTGGGCAAGTAGCAGAGCAACTGGGTTTGGAAGGCGCTTACATTCCACGTACTTACATAGAGCAGATTCAATTAGAAAAGCTTGTGAATGAAGTCATG GCATTGCCAGATGATTTGAGGACAAAGCTCAGTATAGATGATGATCTGGTTTCCAGTCCAAGAGAAGCACTTTCGCGGGCATCTGCTGATAGGGTTGCTATGAGAACTAAACATCTTAAAAG TGGAATGTCCCACTCCTATTCAACGCAAAGGGACAAGGATATTGCCAAACTCACTAGACTTGCAGTCAACAGTAGAAGGTTTGATAGACAAACTCCAGATTCACCTGCAATCAACCAG GATGCTGCCGTTAACCAACTCTCAGAGCAGTTATCAACTTTAAATGAAAGGATGGATGATTTGAGCTCACAAATTGAAGATTTTAATACAATAGTTAGTTCACAAAGTAATTCCATGAGCCAACAGAACCTGGCGCTCCAAACTGAAGCTTGTAATGGCTCTGGCCCAACATCGTTGTTTGTGTCTAACCTGGGCAATGGTACCCTTTTGCCCAGTTCATCATCTTACACCCAACTGAATAAGGATTCTCCCCTCATGGAGGAG CTAATGCTCATCACCCGAGGACAACGTCAAATTATGCATCAGTTGGATAACCTCTCTAACTTAGTTCATGACCGTTTGGCTGTACTAACCCTGCAAGGCAGAACTGATAATGGAAATAGATTGCTTGATATGAAGATTGGGACTCCCGTTCTCATACTGGCAATCGGTGGCATTGGCATTTTCCTGTTCAAAAATCTGAACAGGAATTAA
- the LOC135642620 gene encoding leucine--tRNA ligase, cytoplasmic-like, with amino-acid sequence MTSNAEEGRSYARRDQLLKIQSEVQKRWEAHKIFEADAGSKPPKKGEKFFGNFPYPYMNGLLHLGHAFTVSKLEFGAAYHRLRGCNVLLPFAFHCTGMPIKASADKLAREVELYGNPPLFPSVEEDSKTEGPDGNKSEEGNVVAPDKFKSKRSKAAAKSGGYKSQWDIMRSFGLSDDEIAKFQDPCHWLSYFPPLAKEDLKDFGLGCDWRRSFITTDMNPFYDSFVRWQMKKLKDMGKIVKDMRYTIYSPLDGQPCADHDRASGEGVQPQDYVLIKMEVLPPFRTKLKVLEGRRVYLAAATLRPETMYGQTNAWVLPDGEYGAFEINETDVFIVTYRAALNLAYQNLSRIPEKPTCLLELSGHDLIGLPLRSPLAFNEVIYSLPMLTILTDKGTGIVTSVPSDSPDDYMALNDLKLKPALRSKFGVKDEWVLPFEVIPIINIPEFGDKSAEKVCVDLKIKSQNDKEKLAEAKKLTYLKGFTDGTMLVGDFKGVKVQEAKPLIRNKLLETGDGVMYSEPEKKVMSRSGDECVVALTDQWYITYGEAEWKKEAEDCLAHMNLYCKETRNGFEHTLSWLNQWACSRSFGLGTRLPWDEQFLVESLSDSTLYMAFYTIAHLLQGPDMYGSDHSSVKPEQMTDDVWDYVFCGGPLPKTDIPVSLLNKMKLEFEYWYPFDLRVSGKDLIQNHLTFCIYNHTALLPEHHWPRGFRCNGHLMLNSEKMSKSTGNFRTLRQAIEEFSSDATRFSLADAGDGMDDANFVFETANAAILRLTKEIAWMEEVLAAESTLRVEPPTTYADFVFANEINIAVKSTEQHYNDFMFRDALKSGFYDLQAARDEYRFSCGAGGMNHDLLWRFMDVQTRLITPICPHYSEHVWMNILKKDGFVVNAGWPLYDAPDLTLKIANKYLQDSIVLMRKLLQKQASGPKKAKKGIAVPIAEENKLTIGLIYVNEQFDGWKEECLRILQSKFDGDRRAFAPDQEILEALKQSAVGQAANFKQIQKLCMPFLKFKKDEALSVGPQALELKLPFGEIQVLQENSDLIKRQLGLEQVEILSASDEVARSKAGPHVSLLTQNPPSPGNPIAIYMSKLEYSTAELHIVS; translated from the coding sequence ATGACCTCGAATGCTGAGGAAGGTAGGAGCTATGCCAGGAGAGACCAACTGCTTAAGATACAGTCAGAGGTCCAAAAAAGATGGGAAGCCCACAAGATTTTTGAGGCTGATGCTGGAAGTAAGCCTCCCAAGAAGGGTGAGAAGTTCTTTGGGAACTTCCCATACCCTTACATGAATGGCCTGCTGCATCTGGGACATGCCTTTACTGTTTCCAAGCTTGAATTTGGTGCTGCCTACCACAGGCTACGTGGTTGTAATgtactcttgccttttgctttccATTGCACTGGAATGCCTATCAAGGCATCTGCTGACAAGCTTGCACGAGAGGTTGAATTATATGGGAATCCTCCTTTGTTTCCTTCTGTAGAGGAGGATTCTAAAACGGAAGGTCCTGATGGGAACAAATCTGAAGAGGGTAACGTGGTTGCCCCTGAtaaattcaaaagcaagaggtctAAGGCTGCTGCAAAATCTGGTGGATACAAGTCTCAGTGGGATATTATGAGGAGTTTTGGTCTTTCAGATGATGAGATTGCTAAATTCCAAGATCCATGTCACTGGCTAAGCTATTTTCCACCTCTAGCAAAAGAAGATCTTAAGGATTTTGGATTGGGCTGTGATTGGAGGCGTTCTTTCATAACTACAGACATGAACCCATTTTATGATTCCTTTGTTAGATGGCAGATGAAGAAGCTAAAAGACATGGGAAAGATTGTGAAGGATATGAGATACACAATATACTCTCCATTGGATGGCCAACCATGTGCAGATCATGACCGAGCTTCGGGTGAGGGTGTTCAACCGCAGGATTATGTTCTGATCAAGATGGAAGTACTCCCTCCTTTCAGAACAAAGTTGAAAGTTTTGGAAGGTAGAAGAGTATACTTAGCAGCTGCAACATTAAGACCTGAGACGATGTATGGGCAAACAAATGCATGGGTACTGCCAGATGGTGAGTATGGTGCCTTTGAGATCAatgaaaccgatgtttttattgtAACATACCGAGCTGCTTTGAACCTTGCATATCAGAATCTGTCACGGATTCCGGAGAAGCCAACTTGTCTGCTCGAGCTGTCTGGTCATGATCTTATTGGTTTGCCCTTGAGGTCTCCTCTCGCCTTTAATGAAGTCATTTACTCACTTCCGATGCTTACAATTTTGACAGATAAGGGTACGGGCATTGTCACCAGTGTGCCCAGTGATTCACCGGATGATTACATGGCATTGAATGATTTGAAACTGAAACCTGCTCTGAGATCAAAGTTTGGAGTCAAAGATGAGTGGGTTCTTCCATTTGAGGTTATACCAATCATTAATATTCCAGAATTTGGAGACAAATCTGCAGAGAAGGTGTGTGTTGATCTTAAGATCAAGAGTCAGAACGACAAAGAGAAGCTAGCAGAGGCAAAAAAGCTAACCTACTTGAAAGGATTTACTGATGGTACAATGCTGGTAGGGGATTTTAAAGGAGTGAAAGTTCAGGAAGCAAAGCCATTGATAAGGAACAAACTTTTAGAAACAGGAGATGGAGTGATGTACAGCGAGCCCGAAAAGAAAGTTATGTCTAGGTCAGGTGATGAGTGTGTTGTGGCTCTAACGGATCAGTGGTACATTACTTATGGTGAGGCTGAGTGGAAGAAGGAGGCAGAGGATTGTTTAGCCCACATGAATCTCTACTGTAAAGAAACAAGAAACGGTTTTGAGCATACACTAAGCTGGCTGAATCAGTGGGCATGTTCACGGTCTTTTGGACTTGGTACCCGTCTTCCCTGGGACGAGCAATTCCTAGTtgaatcactttctgattcaactCTCTACATGGCCTTCTATACCATTGCTCATCTTTTGCAAGGTCCTGATATGTATGGCTCTGATCATTCTTCTGTGAAGCCTGAGCAAATGACTGATGATGTCTGGGATTATGTCTTTTGTGGTGGTCCGCTTCCAAAAACTGACATCCCTGTGTCTCTTCTTAACAAGATGAAGCTAGAATTTGAGTattggtacccatttgatttacgTGTATCTGGTAAAGATCTTATACAAAACCACCTCACTTTTTGCATTTATAACCATACAGCACTTTTGCCGGAACATCATTGGCCTCGTGGTTTCCGGTGCAATGGTCACCTTATGCTGAATTCTGAGAAGATGTCAAAATCAACTGGAAATTTCAGGACCCTTCGTCAGGCCATAGAGGAATTCTCCTCTGATGCCACTAGATTTTCCCTTGCAGATGCTGGTGAtggaatggatgatgcaaattttGTTTTTGAAACAGCGAATGCTGCAATTTTGAGGCTCACTAAGGAAATTGCCTGGATGGAAGAAGTGTTGGCTGCTGAGTCAACTTTGCGAGTTGAACCCCCTACTACTTATGCTGATTTTGTATTTGCCAATGAAATAAATATTGCAGTCAAGTCAACTGAACAACACTACAATGATTTCATGTTCAGGGATGCTTTGAAGTCAGGTTTTTACGACCTTCAGGCTGCCAGAGATGAATACAGGTTCTCTTGTGGAGCAGGAGGTATGAACCATGACCTGTTATGGCGGTTCATGGATGTTCAGACTAGGCTCATTACTCCAATTTGTCCACACTATTCTGAGCATGTTTGGATGAATATTCTGAAAAAGGATGGCTTTGTAGTAAATGCTGGTTGGCCCCTGTATGATGCTCCTGATCTTACCCTTAAGATTGCTAACAAGTATTTGCAGGATTCAATAGTGTTAATGAGGAAGTTGCTCCAGAAGCAAGCATCCGGTCCTAAGAAGGCTAAAAAAGGGATTGCAGTTCCTATAGCAGAAGAAAACAAATTGACAATAGGCCTTATATATGTAAACGAGCAATTTGATGGTTGGAAAGAAGAATGCTTGAGGATACTTCAAAGCAAGTTTGATGGAGATCGACGTGCATTTGCACCTGATCAGGAAATACTGGAAGCATTAAAACAGAGTGCTGTTGGACAGGCTGCAAACTTTAAGCAGATCCAGAAACTCTGCATGCCTTTTCTAAAGTTCAAGAAGGATGAAGCATTGTCTGTTGGTCCACAGGCCCTGGAATTGAAACTGCCTTTTGGTGAAATACAGGTTCTTCAGGAGAATTCTGACTTGATAAAGAGGCAACTGGGTCTTGAACAGGTTGAAATCCTGTCTGCATCAGACGAGGTTGCACGAAGCAAAGCAGGTCCACATGTATCATTGCTGACTCAGAATCCCCCTTCACCTGGCAACCCTATTGCCATATATATGAGCAAGTTGGAGTATTCTACGGCGGAACTTCACATTGTCTCCTAA
- the LOC103992649 gene encoding ras-related protein RABA2a gives MATRGESEDEFDYLFKVVLIGDSGVGKSNLLYRFTRNHFSLDSKSTIGVEFATRTLQVEGRMVKAQIWDTTGQERYRAITSAYYRGALGALLVYDVTKPKSFENVNQWLKELRDHADSNIVIMLIGNKTDLKHLRAIASEDAQSFAEKEGISFLETSALEAINVEKAFQIILAEIYRIISKKPLSSSTNLRPRSIESIKEGNTIVVSGSNVNNSQSRCCSI, from the exons ATGGCGACGCGAGGGGAATCGGAGGATGAGTTCGATTACCTGTTCAAGGTGGTGTTGATTGGCGACTCCGGCGTCGGCAAATCCAACCTCCTCTACCGCTTCACTCGCAACCACTTCTCCCTCGACTCCAAGTCCACCATCGGCGTCGAATTCGCCACTCGCACCCTCCAG GTGGAAGGCAGGATGGTGAAAGCACAAATATGGGACACAACAGGCCAAGAACGATATCGAGCAATTACTAGTGCTTACTATCGTGGTGCCCTTGGGGCACTCCTCGTCTATGATGTAACCAAACCCAAGTCCTTTGAGAATGTCAATCAGTGGCTCAAGGAGCTACGTGATCATGCAGACTCCAACATCGTCATCATGCTTATCGGTAACAAAACTGATCTCAAGCACCTTCGTGCGATCGCCTCAGAGGATGCACAAAGCTTTGCTGAGAAGGAAGGCATCTCCTTCCTCGAGACCTCTGCCCTCGAGGCCATAAATGTGGAGAAGGCTTTTCAGATCATTCTTGCAGAGATATATCGAATCATCAGTAAGAAGCCCTTGTCCTCTTCTACAAACCTCAGGCCACGATCTATTGAAAGCATCAAAGAGGGTAACACGATTGTGGTTTCAGGGTCTAATGTTAACAATTCACAATCTCGATGTTGCTCCATATAG
- the LOC135642961 gene encoding uncharacterized protein LOC135642961, which produces MSLPFQQLQPPPPPLYVETYRSHGGSVGPVIAVLAVIMVLGVIAGIVGRLCSGRTIMGYGHYDLEGWFERRCAPCIDGRLEAPTPRPRAPGTGGGAAAEAGGAAA; this is translated from the coding sequence ATGTCGCTCCCATTCCAGCAGTTGcagccgcctccgccgccgctgtACGTGGAGACCTACAGATCCCACGGCGGGTCCGTTGGGCCGGTGATCGCCGTGCTGGCGGTGATCATGGTGCTGGGGGTGATCGCGGGGATCGTGGGGCGGCTGTGCTCCGGCCGGACCATCATGGGGTACGGGCACTACGACCTGGAGGGGTGGTTCGAGCGGAGATGCGCCCCTTGCATCGACGGTAGGCTGGAGGCGCCCACGCCGCGGCCGAGGGCTCCCGGGACCGGTGGCGGTGCAGCAGCCGAAGCAGGCGGAGCGGCGGCCTGA